AAGCCGTAGGCCACCAGGGCGGCGGAAAATACGGCTCCCAGCGTCGCGGTCAGCGCCACGACCAGGGTGTTGATCGTATAGCGCGTAAAGTCCGCGTATTTCCAGCCCTCGATGAAGTTGTCGAACGTGAACGTCTTCGGAATCAGGCGCTGCGGCAGCGTGTACGCCTCCGACGGAAGCTTGAACGCCGTGGAGATCATCCACAGAAACGGAAAAATGAACACGAACGCCAGCATGATCAGCATGAGGTAACTGAAGAGGTCGCCGATCAGCTTTTTTCGCCTTTTGCTCCGGAAGTACGGATTCATTCTGCGCATCACCCGGGATGAGTCCGTCATTCATAGTGAACCCAGTATTTGGATGTCCGGTTCACAATTTGCGTGATGGTCATGATGACGAGAAACAGGATCCAAGCTAGCGTGGAAGCATAGCCCATCTCGCTGTACTTGAAACCGTAGTCGTAGATGTGCATCATGTAGGTGTGCGTCGAATAGCTCGGACCGCCCTCGGTCAGAATGTGCGGCTGCATGAAGATTTGAAACCCTCCGATAATCCCCATGACCAGGTTGAAATAGATCGTGGGCGTGACGAGGGGAAGCGCGATCCGCGTGATCTTGACGTAGGCGCTCGCCCCGTCGATCTCCGCGCTCTCATACAACTGCTCCGGAATATCCTGCAGGCCGGCGAGCGTGATGATGATGGAGTTGCCGATCGTCCATACGCCGATGATGATGATGGCCGGCATCGCCCAGCGGGTGTCGCTCAGCCAGTTCGGGCCGGTGACGCCGAACCAGGAAAGGAAGTAATTGATCAGGCCGAACTGCGCGTTGAAAATCCATCCCCAAAGGAGAACCACCGCCACGCCGGACGTCACGTAAGGAATATAGAAGCTGGTTCGGAAAAAAACGATCCCCTTCAGCTTCTTGTTCAGCAAAAGCGCAATCAGAAAGGAAAACAGCAGGCTGACGGGCACGGAGACCAGCACGTAATACAGCGTATTGACCAGCGCTTTGTAGAACAGGTCGTCTTTGGCGAAAGCCCGGACGAGGTTCTCGACGCCGATGAACGTTCCCGATCCCGTCAAATCGGTGTCGGTAAACACCATGATGAACGAATGGACCATCGGATAGAGGGTGAAGATCAGGAAGCCCAGCAGCCACGGGGAAATATAAAGGAAGAATTGCCGGTTCTCCCTTCTTTCGATGCTGCCGACTCGCTTCATGTTTCCGCCTCCAAGGTGGGATAAGCGGCGAAAGACGGGAGAGGATATTTGGCGGGCAAATATCCTCTCGCCGTCTCCGCCTGTCATCGTCATTCACTGTCTGGCGTGGATGGAATCGA
This sequence is a window from Bacillus thermozeamaize. Protein-coding genes within it:
- a CDS encoding ABC transporter permease: MKRVGSIERRENRQFFLYISPWLLGFLIFTLYPMVHSFIMVFTDTDLTGSGTFIGVENLVRAFAKDDLFYKALVNTLYYVLVSVPVSLLFSFLIALLLNKKLKGIVFFRTSFYIPYVTSGVAVVLLWGWIFNAQFGLINYFLSWFGVTGPNWLSDTRWAMPAIIIIGVWTIGNSIIITLAGLQDIPEQLYESAEIDGASAYVKITRIALPLVTPTIYFNLVMGIIGGFQIFMQPHILTEGGPSYSTHTYMMHIYDYGFKYSEMGYASTLAWILFLVIMTITQIVNRTSKYWVHYE